A window of Sphingobacterium sp. lm-10 contains these coding sequences:
- a CDS encoding glycosyltransferase family 2 protein — MLDISTIILTFNEEKHIARCIENARQFSKVIYLVDSFSTDRTKEIAESMGAIVYQNKWENNYARQLNWGLTNIPVSTQWVFRLDADEYLSPELIKELHTKVPTVAADITGLVMERKMVFLGKTINRGNIKWNMLRLFKYGEGTCEERWMDEHIVLRKGSSIQLEQCFFDDNLNPLGWWIVKHNGYSIREAIDLINIEIGFLPDNNHNITSEMAKDAEDKRHKKEKYARMPLFWRSFVYFIYRYVFKLGFTEGKEGFLWHFMQGWWYRSLVDAKVYEIKKHCGNDPEKIKAFVKENYQINLG; from the coding sequence ATGTTGGATATTTCTACCATAATTCTAACCTTCAACGAAGAAAAACATATTGCTCGCTGCATTGAAAATGCCCGGCAGTTTTCTAAAGTTATCTACTTGGTCGACTCCTTTTCTACCGATAGGACCAAAGAAATCGCCGAGTCCATGGGAGCGATTGTCTACCAGAATAAATGGGAAAATAACTATGCCCGACAACTTAATTGGGGCTTGACCAATATTCCCGTTTCTACCCAATGGGTATTTCGCCTAGATGCAGACGAATACCTTTCTCCGGAATTAATAAAAGAACTGCATACCAAAGTACCTACCGTAGCAGCGGATATTACCGGATTGGTGATGGAGCGCAAAATGGTTTTTTTGGGTAAAACAATTAATCGGGGAAATATCAAATGGAATATGCTGCGGTTATTTAAATATGGGGAAGGCACCTGCGAGGAGCGCTGGATGGATGAGCATATCGTATTGCGCAAGGGCAGTTCTATTCAGCTAGAGCAGTGCTTTTTCGATGATAATCTAAATCCATTGGGTTGGTGGATTGTTAAACACAACGGATATAGCATTCGAGAAGCAATAGATCTTATAAATATAGAAATTGGCTTTTTACCCGATAATAACCATAATATAACTTCCGAAATGGCAAAAGACGCGGAAGATAAGCGCCATAAAAAGGAAAAATATGCCCGAATGCCGTTGTTTTGGCGCAGCTTCGTCTATTTTATTTATCGTTATGTGTTCAAGTTAGGTTTTACGGAAGGCAAAGAAGGATTTTTATGGCATTTTATGCAAGGTTGGTGGTATAGGTCATTGGTGGACGCAAAGGTGTATGAAATTAAGAAACATTGTGGGAACGACCCGGAAAAGATTAAAGCCTTTGTTAAAGAGAATTATCAAATTAATCTAGGATAG